The DNA segment GCTGACGCTACGCTGGCCTATGCCAAGAATTTGCTCTGGTTCGTGCCGCCGTGGCTTGCCTATGTCGGCTTCATAATCGTGGCCCTGACCAAGTTGGGCTTCTGGGTTACGATGGCTGGCTCGCTGGCCATCTACCTGGCCGGCGTGGGTCTAATCCGGTTGATACTCCGATAGCCATCGAGCAGACACGATTGCGCACGTAATCCTGACTTGCTACGATGCCGACTCGTTTTGCGTATGGGGAGACACCACGTGCCCAACAGGCATAAGCCCTCCCCTGACTTGGGCGAGCTGATCGTCGAGGGCGCTCGGCAGAACAATCTCAAAAACGTCTCCGTCCGCATTCCGCACGACAAAGTGACGGCCATCACTGGCATCTCTGGGTCTGGAAAATCCTCGCTGGCTTTCGATACGCTCTTCGCGGAGGGTCAGTGGCGCTACGTGGAATCGCTCTCCACCTACGCCCGCATGTTTTTGGAAAAGGTGGATCGCCCAGACGTGGATCGGCTGACTAACGTCCGGCCGGCCATTGCCATCGAGCAAACAAATCCCGTCCGGACAGCCCGTTCGACAGTCGGCACGGCCACAGAAATGGCTGATCTATTGCGGCTCTTGTTTGCCAAGGTCGGCAAGCCGGTCTGTCCGGATTGTACACAAGAGGCGCGGGGCCACCACCCCGGCTCGGTTGCTGACGATCTCCTGGCGCGTTTCCTCGACAACCGCGCCCTGATCCTGTTCCCCGTGAAAGACCTCGGGCCAGGGCACGATCGCGCGCTGATCGATTCGCTGTTGACGAGAGGATTCGTTCGCCTCAAGTGCGGCAACGAACTGATTGATTTGCAGCCAGGGACAGTTCTGCCCGGCACGGCGCGGTCGGATTTGCATGTCGTGATCGACCGCTTGGTGCTACGATCCGATAACCGCAATCGGATCGTCGAGGCAGTCGAAACAGCCTTTCACGAGGGCGACGGCATCTGCTGCGCTGAGGTGATCGGGCAAGGCCTGCAAACTTACAGCACCAAATTCCGCTGCCAATCTTGCGGGCGCGCCTTCGAACCGCCCCGCCCGATCCTCTTTTCGTTTAACCATCCGCTCGGCGCCTGCCCGGAATGCAAGGGCTACGGGAACATCCTAAAGTACGACGAAGACCTCGTCATTCCTAACCGTAACCTCTCGCTGGCCGATGGCGCCATCGAACCCTGGAGCAAACCGGGCACGGACTGGTGGCAGAAGCAGCTGCTGCTGTCTATGAAACGGCTCAACGTGAGCCTCACCACGCCCTACGCGAAATTGACTGAGGCTGAACGAGCGCTTCTCTGGAAGGGCGATAAGAAATTCGACGGCATTAACGATTTCTTCGAGGCTCTAGAGAAGAAACGCTACAAGCTTCACGTGCGAGTCTTTTTGAGCCGCTACCGGAGTCCGTTTTCGTGCCCCACCTGCCACGGGAGCCGGCTTAAACCGGATGCGCTCTTTGTAAAAGTCTTAGGACGAGATATCCATGAGATCACCAGCCTGACAATCCGCGAGGCCGCCGATTGGATTGAAACACTCTCCCTGCCCGCTTTTGAAGCCGGGGCAGCGCAGGACATCCTGCGCCTGCTCAAGAGGAAGCTCAGCTTTCTGCTCCGCGTAGGGCTGGGCTATCTCACGCTCTCGCGGCAGACCAAGACACTCTCCGGCGGCGAAGCGCAGCGCATCATGCTGGCCAACCAATTGGGTGCGCGGCTGGTGGGGACGCTGTACGTGTTGGATGAGCCAACCATCGGTCTCCACGCGCGCGACACGGCCACGCTGGCCGGCATCCTGCGCGATCTCGCCGACAGCGGCAACACGGTTGTGGTCGTGGAGCATGACCGGCAGATGATCCAGGCAGCCGACCACGTGATCGAGATGGGACCACGGTCTGGCGAGCACGGCGGAAAGATCGTCTGCGCTGCGCCCTACAAACAGTTCCTCGCTAGCGCGCAGCCGATCACCAGCCGCTACCTGCGCGGCGAGGAGACGATTCCGGTTCCTCGCGTGCGCCGACCCGGCAACGGTAAATTCCTGAGCCTTGCCGGCGCGCGCGAGCACAACCTGAAAGACCTCAACGTCCGGTTCCCGCTTGGCATGCTGATCTGTGTGACCGGCGTGTCCGGCTCAGGCAAGAGCACGCTCGTGGAGGACACGCTCTACCGTGCCGTTGCCCGCGCCTTCAAAATCGATTCACTGCCCATGGGCCGATTCAGCGCCATCAAGGGGTTGGAATATCTGCGCAGCGTGCGGCTCATCAACCAGGAGCCGATCGGCCGCACGCCGCGTTCGAACCCCATCACCTATTTGAAGGCCTTCGACGACATCCGCTCGCTGTTCGCCAACACCCAGGGCGCGCGAGCCGCTGGCCTGACCAGCGCGCATTTTTCCTTCAACACGCCGGGTGGCCGGTGCGAGCGCTGTGAAGGTAACGGCTACGAAAAGCTGGAAATGTATTTCTTTGAGGACCTCTACGCGACCTGCGAGGCCTGCAATGGGCGGCGGTTTAGCCAGGCCGTGCTCAAGGTGAAATACCGTGACAAGACGATCCACGATGTGCTCAGCCTGACGGTGGACGAAGCGGTGTCGTTTTTCTCCGGCTCGCCGAGGCTGGGCGAGAAGCTACATCTCTTGTCTTCGATCGGGCTGGGGTACCTGCGCCTCGGCCAACCGGCGACGACGCTCTCGGGCGGTGAAGCACAGCGGCTGAAGATCGCGGCGGAGTTGAAAGATAGGAGCGCTCGCGACGTGCTCTACGTCATGGACGAGCCGACGACGGGACTGCACCTGGACGACATCAAAAAGCTGCTCGCCGTGCTCGGCAAGCTGGTGGATGCCGGGCATACGGTGGTTGTGGTGGAGCACAATCTCGACGTGATCAAGACTGCTGACTGGATCATCGATCTGGGACCGGAAGGCGGCGAGCGCGGAGGCCGGATCCTGGTGGAAGGCCGGCCTGAGGAGGTGGCGCAGGCCGCGGACTCACAGACGGGACAGTTTCTGCGACCGCTGCTCGCAGAAAAGGCTTCGGCTGAGGTGCGGGCTTAGAAAACTCACCCCGCCCGTTGCTCTCACCCTGAACCCTCTTAATTGAGGCTCGGATCCGCCGGCATGGCGGCGTACATTTCATACCCGCTGCCAAGGGATTTCATGATGTCGGCCCAAATCACGCCCGGGTCCTTTTCAAAAACGATCGAAGGATCCGCCGGCAGTGTGATCCAGGAATTGGTCCTCATTTCGTTTTCCAACTGCCCCGGCGCCCATCCTGAATAACCGATGTAGGCTCGGAACGACCCGGCCACGCCGGGGACCGTCAGTAGTGTTTCCAGTGCCGCCATGTCCCCGCCCATGTACACGCCGTCGAAAACGTGGTGCGTGTTGTCGGGGCCCTTCCCCGTTCGATAGAGAATCAATACATGGTTGGGCTGCACCGGCCCGCCGGAAAAGAGCAGATGCCGCTGGCCCTCGATGACGGGAACTTGGGGCAGCGCCTCGGTCAAATGGATGGCGGTCGGCCGGTTGACTACGACGCCCAGTGCGCCCTGCGAGCCGTGTTCGCAGAGCAGCACCACCGTCTGGCGGAAATTGGGGTCGCGCAGCGACGGCGCTGCGACCAGAAAGATGCCTTTCCCGAGGGACACTTCCATGAGTCCATCCTACTGTGAGGAATGGCCGGCGGCAAGCCGCTCACACCGTTTTCTGTTCTCAGTGGTCAGTTATCCGTTTTGGAAACTGCAGCCTGGCTGCTGACAACTGATCACAGCTTATGCCCGATACAATTCCGGCCGGCGGTCCCGCAGGAGATCATTATACTTATTGAGCGATTTGTCGCGGGCCTCTTTTGGATCGATCTCCACCACGGCCACCTGCTCCCGCTTGGCCGGCGCCCGCTTGAGAATGTTTCCACGGGGACCAACGATCTCGCTCTGACCGATATAGGTCAGCCGGTTTTTTCCGCCCCGCCGTTCCGAGCCGATGCGGTTGGCGGTGATGCTGAAGACACGGTTCTCCAGGCAGCGCACGGGCATCGAAGCTGGGCAATGCGGCAGGACCAAATTGGACGGGTGGCAGATGATGTGGGCGCCCTGCAACGCCAGGGTGCGGGCCGCCTCCGGGTAGAACCAGTCGAAGCAGACCATCACGCCGATGACGGTCGGACCGATGTTCCACACCTTAAAGCCCGAATCACCCGGCGAGAAAAACTTCGTTTCTTCGAAAAATAGATGCGTCTTTCGGTAGCTGCCCAGCACGCCCGACGGCCCGACGAGCACGGCAGCGTTGTAATAGCGACCGGCGGCCTCCTCCGGCAATCCGGCCACGATGTGCATGCGCCGGGCACGTGCGATTTCGCAGAGGCGCGCGGTTGTCCGGCCGCCGTGGATCGGCTCGGCCAGGTCTGCCACTTCAGCTTTGGAGACAAACTGATAGCCGGATGCGAAGAGCTCTGGCAGGACCATCAGATCACACCGGACTTTGGCAAGTAGGCGCGCGACGCGGTCCAGATTGTGCGCTACGTTGCCGAATTCCGGTTTGAACTGGCAATAGCCAACTTTCATCTGCATAGGCCAGCGGCTAGGAGCAAGGGGCAAGAGGAAAAAAAGAGAGGGGCGAGAAGCGGAGAACTCGCCTGTCCTCCCCCTCTCGCCCCTGGCCTCTGGCCACTTGCCCCAAAATTGCTACTTTACTTCGGACAGGTGCGTCACCGCGCCTTGGGCATGCTCGGCAATTGCATCCGCATGGCCCATCTTACCATGCTTGACGGCTTCGGTCAGATGCTTCACCCCTTCGTCCAGATGTCCGTTCTTCATGTCCTTCTGAGCGCCATTGGCATGCATCAGGGCCTCCTCCGCATGCTTCAGTGCTACATCCGCATGGCCCTGCTTGCCATGCTCCACCGCAGCCTTGGCATGAGTGACGGCCTCCTCCACATGTTTGTTTCCGGCAAAGGCAGGGGCGCTCAGCACCACCACGGCCACGCCAGCCATCATCCATCCCATCAATATCTTCATGCTCAGCCTCCCTCGTGTGAGTGACAGGGTCATTGACGTTCTTGTCTGACTCTCCAAATCCGACGCCCCCCCTAGATGGCTCGGACCTTACCATGAGATCCGGGACCGGTCAAGACGGCTTGCGATCCTCTGTGCCCACGATTTTATAGAGCAATTTCGCATCCTTCTCGACGGGGGCAGCAAAGTCCCGGCTCCATTCCCACCAGGATCCCGGATAGTTTCGGACCTTCCCAAACCCAGCCAACTTCAGCACGACGTAGAGCCAGGACGAGCGCACTCCTCCGGTACAGTAGCAAACCACTTCCTGTGCTGGATCCAGTCCCCGGTCGGCTAGCCCGGCCTGGATTGCCCCTATCTCCTTGAGCGTGGCGTCCGGATTCAAAAAGGCGTTCCACGAGACACTGAGTGCACCAGGGATGTGGCCGGCGCGAGGGATACCGGAGATTTCCTTGCCGGCATATTCCTCCAGACTACGGGCATCCGCAATAGCGGTCTCCGGGTGCGGCCGGCGGACGATCTGTTTGAGTTCCTCCTTGTCGATGATCAGGTCCCGGTTGGGTTTCACCGTGAAGGTACCCGGTTGGGGCGTCACCGGGAAATGCTCGTACCGGCGCTGCTCCTTCGTCCATTTGACCCAGCCCCCGTCCAGAATTTTGAGCTTCTGGTGGCCGAGATACTGGAGCATCCAAAACATGCGCCCTTCGTCGCCCCAGTTGTCGAAGGGATTGGAGTAGATCACCACGTCGCTGTCGTCGCTGATACCAAGCGCGCAGAGTTTTTTCTCCAGCCGGCTCGTGTCGGAGTCGAGCAGGCTCTTAGCCGCCGCGTTGGGATCGCTGAAGTCGTGCCACGTGGCGTTCACCGCGCCTGGGATGTGCCCGCCGAAGGCATAGGCGGATTTGCCGCGCACGTCGATGATGACCAGTCCCGTGCGCCCGAGATTCTGATCGAGCGTGGCCGTGTCGATGAGATAGGGATGCATCATAAGGCGATCAACTCCTGTGTTCCGTACTCCCCTCATGCTTTACGACGGTTCGTCGTGAAACTGCCATGAAGCCATGTGACACGGGCGCCTGAAGCCTGGAGAGACCGAAGCGTACTTGACGCAGTACGTCGCGGTCGCGAGGGGCCAGCCCACCCGCCGGCCTGCCTAAAACCACAGGCGGGCTTGTCGTAGCGGCATCTCGGCAGTTGTAGTCGAAGTGCTTGTGAATCATGAGGGGTTATACGGGTTTTGTTTCGCCCCGTCCACTGCACAGGTCAACTTGGGATCAAAAACATTTTGATCCAACGCCGCCGTCAACTCGCCCGAGAGCGGCAGTGTCCGCTCGTAGATCGTGAAACGATAGGGATCGTCGGCCGTGAGACCATATTTCGTCTTCAACATGTCATGCTGGCCGTCGGTCAGAATGTGATACCGCACCCGCACCGTCAACGTCTGGCCATTGGACTGCTCCGGCAAACGTGCCGAGAACGTATAGGCCCGGCTGGCCAGCGGCAGGAGACGGTTGTCGTAAACCTCCAGCACCACCGGCTGCCAGAGAATCCAGCGGCCCATCGTGTCGGACTGTTGGTCGATCACATGCCCATTTTTCTCCTGGACGAGAAACTCGACGGTGAAATGCCGGTCCGGATCACCGGTGGGAATCTTGTGGCCCGCACCCGCATTGATCACCGTGGCCGTGAACGTCACGCGATCCCCGGGCTTGGGCGACGCAGGCTCAGCCTGCACACGCACCGCCACCGCCTGCTTGATCATCTCCGGATCGTGCCCACCCCGCCAGAGGTGCCGGCGCCCCTGCCGGATCGGCCCGCCGCGTGCCACCGGCCGTTCCACTTCGGGCATGTGGCAGTTCTGGCAGATGAAGCCCCGCTCCTGCATGAAATATTTACCCTCGTACTCAGTGTAGGTCCCACAGGGTCCAACGTTGTAGAACTGTGCGGGGCCCGAGACAACGTTGTGACAGCGGTAGCAGATCTGCGCCGTGCGGAAGTTTGGATCAAACCCTGTAGGATGCGGCGCAGCGGAATCGTCGTAGGGACCGTAGATCACGCCATCACGCACATGACAGGCGGCGCAGGTGATGGCTTCCTTCTGATAGGCCGCGTCGTAGTGGGGATTGGGCTCCGCTGCCGCCTTCTCCACCCGCCCGCGAGGGATGTCCTTGATCAATGTTGGCTGCTGGTTTTCAAGCGGCGTATGGCAATTGAGACAGACCCAGATGTTCTTGTCCTTTTTCCAATAGGCCTGAAAAAAGGGGTCCTCGTAGGCCTTCGCATGGATGCTGGCCTTCCATTCCTCGTAAATATCCTTGTGACAGACGCCGCACGATTCGGCCTTCAGACTGTCGATGCCGGCAGGGACCTTTTGATAGGGAATCGCGTGAGCGTAATCAGACCGCAGGCCGAAGATCACGACCGGCTTGACCTCGGTGTAATAGAGATAGATCGCGACCGTCGCGACTGCACCGCCAACCAGCATTTTCCCAGTTCGGCCCACTGTGTCCCTTTGCCTCTGTACGC comes from the Nitrospira sp. genome and includes:
- a CDS encoding acyltransferase, translating into MKVGYCQFKPEFGNVAHNLDRVARLLAKVRCDLMVLPELFASGYQFVSKAEVADLAEPIHGGRTTARLCEIARARRMHIVAGLPEEAAGRYYNAAVLVGPSGVLGSYRKTHLFFEETKFFSPGDSGFKVWNIGPTVIGVMVCFDWFYPEAARTLALQGAHIICHPSNLVLPHCPASMPVRCLENRVFSITANRIGSERRGGKNRLTYIGQSEIVGPRGNILKRAPAKREQVAVVEIDPKEARDKSLNKYNDLLRDRRPELYRA
- a CDS encoding DUF3147 domain-containing protein; translation: MNEFVKYGIYFLIGGIVVSASTYLGAKGEGFWAALASTFPAITGVTFVLIYLNGGADATLAYAKNLLWFVPPWLAYVGFIIVALTKLGFWVTMAGSLAIYLAGVGLIRLILR
- a CDS encoding sulfurtransferase, which codes for MRGVRNTGVDRLMMHPYLIDTATLDQNLGRTGLVIIDVRGKSAYAFGGHIPGAVNATWHDFSDPNAAAKSLLDSDTSRLEKKLCALGISDDSDVVIYSNPFDNWGDEGRMFWMLQYLGHQKLKILDGGWVKWTKEQRRYEHFPVTPQPGTFTVKPNRDLIIDKEELKQIVRRPHPETAIADARSLEEYAGKEISGIPRAGHIPGALSVSWNAFLNPDATLKEIGAIQAGLADRGLDPAQEVVCYCTGGVRSSWLYVVLKLAGFGKVRNYPGSWWEWSRDFAAPVEKDAKLLYKIVGTEDRKPS
- a CDS encoding YqgE/AlgH family protein, producing MEVSLGKGIFLVAAPSLRDPNFRQTVVLLCEHGSQGALGVVVNRPTAIHLTEALPQVPVIEGQRHLLFSGGPVQPNHVLILYRTGKGPDNTHHVFDGVYMGGDMAALETLLTVPGVAGSFRAYIGYSGWAPGQLENEMRTNSWITLPADPSIVFEKDPGVIWADIMKSLGSGYEMYAAMPADPSLN
- the uvrA gene encoding excinuclease ABC subunit A, translated to MGRHHVPNRHKPSPDLGELIVEGARQNNLKNVSVRIPHDKVTAITGISGSGKSSLAFDTLFAEGQWRYVESLSTYARMFLEKVDRPDVDRLTNVRPAIAIEQTNPVRTARSTVGTATEMADLLRLLFAKVGKPVCPDCTQEARGHHPGSVADDLLARFLDNRALILFPVKDLGPGHDRALIDSLLTRGFVRLKCGNELIDLQPGTVLPGTARSDLHVVIDRLVLRSDNRNRIVEAVETAFHEGDGICCAEVIGQGLQTYSTKFRCQSCGRAFEPPRPILFSFNHPLGACPECKGYGNILKYDEDLVIPNRNLSLADGAIEPWSKPGTDWWQKQLLLSMKRLNVSLTTPYAKLTEAERALLWKGDKKFDGINDFFEALEKKRYKLHVRVFLSRYRSPFSCPTCHGSRLKPDALFVKVLGRDIHEITSLTIREAADWIETLSLPAFEAGAAQDILRLLKRKLSFLLRVGLGYLTLSRQTKTLSGGEAQRIMLANQLGARLVGTLYVLDEPTIGLHARDTATLAGILRDLADSGNTVVVVEHDRQMIQAADHVIEMGPRSGEHGGKIVCAAPYKQFLASAQPITSRYLRGEETIPVPRVRRPGNGKFLSLAGAREHNLKDLNVRFPLGMLICVTGVSGSGKSTLVEDTLYRAVARAFKIDSLPMGRFSAIKGLEYLRSVRLINQEPIGRTPRSNPITYLKAFDDIRSLFANTQGARAAGLTSAHFSFNTPGGRCERCEGNGYEKLEMYFFEDLYATCEACNGRRFSQAVLKVKYRDKTIHDVLSLTVDEAVSFFSGSPRLGEKLHLLSSIGLGYLRLGQPATTLSGGEAQRLKIAAELKDRSARDVLYVMDEPTTGLHLDDIKKLLAVLGKLVDAGHTVVVVEHNLDVIKTADWIIDLGPEGGERGGRILVEGRPEEVAQAADSQTGQFLRPLLAEKASAEVRA
- a CDS encoding metal-binding protein SmbP, with amino-acid sequence MKILMGWMMAGVAVVVLSAPAFAGNKHVEEAVTHAKAAVEHGKQGHADVALKHAEEALMHANGAQKDMKNGHLDEGVKHLTEAVKHGKMGHADAIAEHAQGAVTHLSEVK